One Papaver somniferum cultivar HN1 chromosome 10, ASM357369v1, whole genome shotgun sequence genomic window carries:
- the LOC113318927 gene encoding uncharacterized protein LOC113318927 — MDMKLKPAITVLLLGLLLVIYVPHSSVAASGGVIGGDTFSSHSSSNDDSRSFSSSNDHSHSFSTLTDSVPYFRYNDANVAGSGSGGGRGGGGGESGDGGGSLVGGVIMVLFVAFIVWVIIRSNSNRGSFITVIKLQVGLLGTAKAIQKELDKIAQVADTSTRKGLSYVLQESTLALLRHPNYCISGYSSVDAELGIEDGEKRFKQLSKEEREKFDEETLLNLNNIKRQTFHSITVDNMGGMDDGEKNFNEQENLDREPLVSVNSIKRQTTSSKSSLSNEYIVVTILVAAEGLNKLPKVDCSGNLKVALQKLGSIPTNNIKAVQVLWTLQLENETLTERELLEDYPLLKPL, encoded by the exons ATGGATATGAAATTGAAGCCTGCAATTACTGTTCTTTTGTTAGGGTTATTACTGGTTATATATGTTCCGCATTCGTCTGTAGCTGCTTCAGGCGGTGTGATTGGTGGTGATACCTtttcttcacattcttcttcaAACGATGATTCACGTTCCTTTTCTTCTTCAAACGATCATTCACATTCCTTTTCAACGTTGACTGATTCGGTGCCTTATTTCCGTTATAATGATGCTAATGTTGCTGGTTCTGGTTCTggtggtggtcgtggtggtggtggtggagaatcTGGAGATGGTGGCGGGAGTCTTGTTGGTGGTGTGATTATGGTTCTATTTGTGGCATTTATCGTTTGGGTTATTATTAGGTCTAATTCTAATCGGGGAAGTTTTATCACTGTCATCAAACTTCAG GTTGGATTGCTGGGTACGGCGAAGGCAATTCAAAAGGAACTAGATAAGATTGCTCAAGTTGCAGATACGTCAACGCGGAAGGGTTTGAGTTATGTTTTGCAAG AGTCAACCTTAGCTTTGCTTCGACATCCTAATTATTGCATCTCGGGTTACTCATCT GTGGATGCTGAGCTAGGTATAGAGGATGGAGAAAAACGCTTCAAGCAGCTTTCTAAAGAAGAGCGGGAAAAGTTTGATGAAGAGACACTTTTGAACTTGAACAACATCAAGAGGCAAACCTTCCACAGCATCACG GTGGATAATATGGGTGGTATGGATGATGGAGAAAAAAACTTTAATGAGCAAGAAAATCTTGATAGAGAGCCACTTGTAAGTGTGAACAGCATCAAGAGGCAAACTACCTCAAGCAAGAGCTCACTCAGCAATGAGTACATAGTG GTAACCATCCTGGTGGCAGCTGAGGGACTTAACAAACTACCAAAGGTCGATTGCAGTGGAAATTTGAAGGTAGCATTGCAGAAGCTTGGCTCCATCCCCACCAACAATatcaag GCGGTCCAGGTGTTGTGGACACTCCAGCTTGAAAATGAGACACTGACGGAACGTGAGTTGCTGGAAGATTACCCACTCTTGAAGCCTCTATAA
- the LOC113318681 gene encoding uncharacterized protein LOC113318681: protein MATASLLEITSFVVRGESSKSSLNWNPLLKKTFPTAQIHFQSIRKNRNLFLKRSEINNFKVKCLLKSGEKEEEKERKGNSIDGIIEVISKAFKKVIQKPAIAAIILGLLLTYDPHSALAASGGRVGGRAFSSHSSSSSSSSRSYSPSTSSRGFAYSVPYSSPSLLGFGGGGLYVGPAIGFGAGSGFFLILAGFAAFVLVSGFLSDQSDGSVLTDTQKTTVIKLQVGLLGMARSLQKDLDKIAEVADTSTPSGLSYILQESTLAMLRHPDYCISGYSSVDVKRGIEDGEKRFNQLSIEERGKFDEETLVNVNNIKRQSTTSKRASGFSNEYIVITILVAAEGVHKLPAVNGSANLKEALQKLGSIPTSKIMAVEVLWTPQNENDTLTERELLEDYPLLRPL, encoded by the exons ATGGCAACTGCTTCATTACTAGAAATAACTTCATTTGTAGTAAGAGGAGAATCATCAAAATCATCTCTAAATTGGAATCCATTACTAAAAAAGACTTTCCCAACTGCACAAATTCATTTCCAATCAATTAGAAAGAATAGGAATTTGTTTCTCAAGAGATCCGAAATTAACAATTTTAAGGTGAAATGCTTACTGAAATCAGGGGAAAAGGAGGAGGAAAAAGAGAGGAAAGGGAATTCAATTGATGGAATTATAGAAGTAATTTCAAAAGCCTTTAAGAAAGTAATTCAAAAGCCGGCTATTGCTGCTATTATACTGGGGCTATTGCTTACATATGATCCGCATTCAGCTTTGGCTGCTTCTGGTGGTAGAGTTGGTGGTAGAGCtttttcttcacattcttcatcatcatcttcttcgtcGCGTAGTTATTCACCGTCTACGTCTTCGCGGGGGTTTGCTTACTCTGTGCCATATTCATCTCCTTCATTGCttggttttggtggtggtggattGTATGTTGGTCCTGCTATTGGATTTGGTGCAGGTTCAGGTTTCTTTTTGATATTGGCGGGTTTCGCCGCGTTCGTTTTGGTTTCTGGTTTTCTTTCTGATCAGTCAGATGGAAGTGTTTTAACGGATACACAGAAAACTACTGTTATCAAGCTTCAG GTTGGACTGTTGGGTATGGCGAGGTCACTTCAAAAGGATCTTGATAAGATTGCTGAAGTTGCGGATACGTCAACTCCGTCGGGGTTGAGTTATATTTTGCAAG AGTCCACATTAGCTATGCTACGGCATCCTGATTATTGCATCTCAGGTTACTCATCT GTGGATGTTAAGCGAGGTATAGAGGATGGAGAGAAACGTTTCAATCAACTTTCTATAGAAGAGCGAGGAAAGTTTGACGAAGAAACACTTGTCAACGTAAACAACATCAAGAGGCAAAGCACCACAAGCAAGAGAGCCAGTGGGTTCAGTAACGAGTACATAGTG ATAACCATCCTTGTGGCTGCCGAGGGTGTGCACAAACTACCTGCCGTCAACGGCAGTGCTAACTTGAAGGAAGCATTGCAGAAGCTTGGTTCCATCCCCACCAGCAAAATTATG GCGGTTGAGGTGTTATGGACTCCTCAAAATGAAAATGACACGCTGACAGAACGCGAGTTGCTTGAGGATTACCCACTCTTGAGGCCTCTATAA